The Oncorhynchus mykiss isolate Arlee chromosome 30, USDA_OmykA_1.1, whole genome shotgun sequence genome includes a window with the following:
- the si:ch211-106e7.2 gene encoding uncharacterized protein si:ch211-106e7.2 isoform X3 — protein MAEGETEKPRRMQTTWPQSGPDRSVTGQSSSPQVTSGQLSGNPSTSSHQYGMVRPSVAYTLGREVGPVVPYTQGGECLPHSSQVTSVGYLSGQTQNQQAPTKGQTLMATSPLLTSLLTNNAAAQLTGVTSQSGYHHTLPGRVNDAFQTTFQQGHRSLGVNGNNSQRLVQDGQGATIHCPSDINASLNTNCIYLQRPASGSQQLVLDRQEGTSSGTSAALAMGRSPNHVNHQWTVVSGKDSSRMAVQALHQGYPQTPNSLQIAQETSSVPSRTSPRSPTAYKQLYLILNQNNNNRTEMNRVQHGTPVQTDPSNHSQMYPFQPLTDSNNQVNLPNATVGQSMPMHNISQNPQYNVMHNPSLNHFQRYRPAGLTNPPQQNRLVSNCANMNSQGGAIKNNAHHAPYPRPHIEGVSNLHYKADVLVSNTGPSSSVPNNSIQSSVEHTRESAPPPYPGQHSHGPMLNKTRHVVGARAHSLQYIPNQGSAHTLHYKPKNTYVLISNTGPSSSVLNHGMQFSGQQNCESVPPSYPIRQGYYVTVTEDKSGNGFRAENVILIGDKPNESALVRQGSSASNAPSVPTVQKAIAVVQPLSQCMQTNTSLNVADRMPLTTQGMSFSTSGENVSNPGEESCDQSPSQAQTTLTVSASLTNEFGQKVRPEATLELGAGRTVTQNSETSVVELTKTYSYFESEPSLSNCLHVEKVDSQPLSNLKCQATQRKELAGTEMTTHVHVNQLSEETNEKVVSDEDIFELSSVPVIKWRLGKLKDLVDTVQHPKCSETLVESKLLSLYWDGDGQKLIDAVRSGIFQNIMREVRSVCGKDVSSQSVIFSQVRRKNWAQVEEKCVILKHDSVYPVVPGQESSWLNTNKQLDDIDREFGFPSSLIYHQQTFRRGDEQPKRNCTENENSVENDDSASDMQTEMIQTERPAPSESDAKEIQGSSLAHSSTHTLSPVKKESENTILCDPFSSLEINVLTPEEAMRFFNGQLLQDKVGEDQLKLPVDVELNELKDYSVEDKSSERVDLKLTTVKYEVDVQSEDYCCLSRWKAVFSGSTNSVSCKCQYKTELGLTKATVNAKMFVEGTLAVEPSTTNAEQRESLDLWKSNGTAERKREGNPGKNGNPQSGKSTGIECQTIFLSDSKCPNIVEVEIEDVFSSYEDFLKVSTPMSELVWDNVQPKQQLPGPLQKQIECVEALSVSLEERNLGGSEVIPTVTIPTSNLLRQPAEKISFLTSLSLAQRCHKHLSPKLNCSWKVKQKGVGHKRCVEGPHSVPRKRRKIRQGLGPFIQLVPEVNLTDTDDDFESPNTSASKSLEEDRPSNGRNLQKPAEPGIGTKISRVTTVSLALFGSSPQRTNGTVVTGQRKDHNSSRPRPFADKAPAPPLTLSVNVKSWKIEPSETSPPVESPVRQRLFNEWENSFVPTKKTKSRGRPRLRNRRGFAPKIVCAEVAKKTVTSTNTDGSALSSERRATPERTVRAKQTLRHFERESILNGLKLRLKKSRIKAVPSSKPVTVEKSTIKIRSPAPLPLEENSVLRFSVLPESFNFKDGQEPMDTRTQTGSMKEMAGAGAVAATTESTKTIVRKSQVGLWSAGPQKRYCPLTSSPTKIPKSSSTAFQEFQRKFKRLSQD, from the exons ATGGCAGAAGGCGAGACTGAGAAGCCAAGGAGAATGCAGACTACCTGGCCCCAAAGTGGACCGGATCGATCAGTCACTGGACAATCCTCAAGTCCTCAAGTCACCAGTGGTCAGCTGAGTGGGAATCCGAGCACCTCTTCTCATCAATATGGGATGGTCAGACCATCGGTGGCGTATACACTAGGTAGGGAAGTCGGACCAGTGGTCCCATATACTCAAGGTGGTGAATGCTTACCACACAGCAGTCAAGTAACCAGTGTAGGTTACTTGAGTGGACAGACCCAGAATCAACAGGCACCCACAAAAGGGCAGACCCTAATGGCCACTAGTCCCCTTTTGACATCACTCTTGACTAACAATGCAGCTGCACAATTAACTGGTGTTACATCACAAAGTGGATACCATCACACCCTGCCTGGAAGGGTTAACGATGCTTTTCAAACTACTTTCCAGCAGGGACATAGGTCTTTGGGTGTTAATGGTAACAATTCACAGAGGTTGGTACAGGATGGTCAGGGTGCAACCATTCACTGCCCCTCTGATATTAATGCATCACTGAATACAAATTGTATTTATCTCCAAAGACCAGCAAGTGGCAGTCAGCAGCTGGTACTTGACAGACAAGAGGGGACCTCCAGTGGTACCTCTGCTGCTCTTGCAATGGGTAGGAGTCCCAATCATGTCAATCATCAATGGACTGTAGTGAGTGGAAAGGATTCAAGTAGGATGGCGGTTCAAGCTCTTCATCAGGGATATCCACAAACACCAAACTCTTTGCAAATTGCACAGGAGACAAGTAGTGTGCCATCAAGGACATCTCCACGGTCTCCCACAGCATATAAACAACTGTATTtgattctaaatcaaaacaataaCAACAGGACTGAGATGAACAGGGTTCAACATGGCACACCTGTCCAAACTGACCCATCAAACCACAGTCAAATGTATCCCTTCCAACCTCTCACGGACAGCAACAACCAGGTCAATCTACCAAATGCTACAGTGGGGCAGTCAATGCCAATGCATAACATTAGCCAGAATCCTCAATACAATGTTATGCATAACCCTTCTCTTAATCATTTTCAAAGATATCGCCCTGCAGGCCTTACCAACCCACCACAACAGAACAGACTTGTGTCAAATTGTGCAAATATGAACAGTCAGGGAGGGGCCATTAAAAATAATGCACACCATGCCCCATATCCTAGGCCCCATATCGAAGGCGTATCCAACCTACATTACAAGGCAGACGTTCTGGTGTCCAACACTGGACCATCTTCATCTGTGCCAAACAATAGTATACAGTCTTCAGTCGAGCACACCCGTGAGTCCGCTCCTCCACCATACCCAGGCCAGCACTCACATGGACCCATGCTGAACAAGACGAGACATGTGGTTGGGGCAAGAGCACATTCTCTGCAATACATACCAAACCAAGGCTCAGCCCATACACTACATTACAAGCCAAAAAACACCTATGTTCTGATATCCAACACTGGACCATCTTCATCTGTGCTAAACCATGGTATGCAGTTTTCAGGCCAGCAAAACTGTGAGTCTGTGCCACCGTCATACCCCATAAGACAGGGCTATTACGTAACGGTAACAGAGGACAAAAGTGGAAATGGATTTAGAGCAGAAAATGTTATTTTGATAGGAGATAAACCTAATGAAAGTGCTCTGGTACGGCAAGGATCATCTGCAAGTAATGCCCCCTCTGTTCCTACGGTGCAGAAGGCCATCGCCGTTGTACAACCACTATCGCAGTGTATGCAGACAAACACATCTCTCAACGTGGCTGATAGAATGCCCTTGACTACCCAAGGTATGTCGTTCTCAACTAGTGGTGAAAATGTGAGCAACCCTGGGGAAGAATCTTGTGACCAGAGTCCATCACAAGCCCAAACAACCCTTACTGTATCTGCTTCTTTGACAAATGAATTTGGACAAAAGGTCAGACCGGAAGCTACATTAGAATTGGGTGCTGGAAGAACAGTGACTCAGAATTCAGAAACTTCAGTTGTTGAATTGACCAAGACATATTCATATTTTGAGTCTGAACCGTCACTATCGAACTGCTTACATGTAGAGAAAGTGGATTCTCAACCATTATCTAATTTGAAATGTCAAGCCACTCAGAGAAAAGAATTAGCTGGCACAGAAATGACCACTCATGTGCATGTTAACCAATTGAGTGAGGAAACAAATGAAAAAGTAGTTTCAGATGAGGACATTTTTGAATTGTCCTCAGTTCCTGTAATCAAATGGAGACTTGGTAAATTGAAGGACTTGGTAGACACTGTGCAACATCCAAAATGCTCTGAGACACTGGTTGAAAGCAAGCTACTAAGCCTCTATTGGGATGGAGATGGGCAGAAGCTTATAGATGCTGTAAGATCTGGTATCTTCCAGAATATAATGCGAGAGGTTAGATCTGTGTGTGGCAAAGATGTGTCATCACAGTCTGTCATATTTTCACAAGTCAGGCGCAAAAACTGGGCTCAAGTTGAAGAGAAGTGTGTCATTCTTAAACATGATTCTGTTTACCCCGTGGTCCCGGGTCAAGAGTCCTCATGGCTGAACACCAATAAGCAGCTTGATGACATAGACAGGGAGTTTGGATTCCCTTCGTCACTAATATATCACCAACAGACTTTTCGAAGAGGAGATGAACAACCAAAACGTAATTGTACCGAAAATGAAAATTCTGTAGAAAATGACGACTCTGCCAGTGACATGCAGACTGAGATGATTCAGACAGAGAGACCAGCACCCTCTGAATCTGATGCTAAAGAAATTCAAGGGTCAAGTTTGGCACACAGCTctacacacaccctctcaccAGTTAAGAAAGAAAGTGAAAACACCATTTTATGTGACCCATTTTCCTCCCTGGAGATCAACGTGCTGACACCAGAAGAGGCTATGCGGTTTTTCAATGGCCAGCTACTGCAAGACAAAGTGGGAGAAGACCAGTTGAAATTGCCAGTGGATGTGGAGCTGAATGAGTTGAAAGATTACTCCGTGGAGGATAAATCATCTGAGAGAGTAGATTTAAAGTTGACGACTGTAAAATATGAAGTGGATGTCCAATCAGAAGATTACTGTTGTCTCTCACGTTGGAAGGCAGTGTTCAGTGGGTCCACCAATTCTGTGTCCTGCAAATGCCAGTACAAGACTGAATTGGGTTTGACAAAGGCCACTGTGAATGCAAAGATGTTTGTCGAGGGAACTTTGGCTGTTGAACCGAGCACAACAAATGCAGAACAAAGGGAAAGCCTGGATTTATGGAAATCAAATGGCACagcagaaagaaagagggaagggaATCCTGGTAAAAATGGGAATCCCCAATCAGGAAAATCTACAGGCATTGAATGCCAAACTATTTTCTTGTCTGATAGT AAGTGCCCAAACATTGTTGAAGTTGAAATTGAAGATGTCTTCTCGAGCTATGAAGACTTTCTCAAAGTATCCACCCCAATGTCTGAGCTAGTGTGGGACAATGTACAGCCAAAGCAGCAACTACCAGGTCCACTCCAGAAACAAATTGAATGTGTAGAAGCACTTAGTGTCTCTTTGGAAGAAAGGAACCTTGGGGGTAGTGAAGTCATTCCTACAGTTACCATTCCTACTTCTAATCTGCTACGCCAACCAGCAGAGAAAATCAGTTTTCTAACATCACTCTCCTTGGCGCAAAGATGTCACAAGCATCTATCGCCTAAATTAAATTGTAGCTGGAAGGTTAAACAAAAAGGGGTTGGACACAAGAGATGTGTTGAAGGTCCTCATTCtgtcccaagaaagcgaaggaaAATAAGGCAAGGTTTGGGTCCCTTCATTCAACTTGTTCCTGAGGTCAACTTGACTGACACAGATGACGATTTCGAGTCCCCCAATACAAGTGCTTCTAAGTCTTTGGAAGAAGACCGACCTTCAAACGGTCGCAATCTCCAGAAGCCAGCAGAACCTGGAATTGGGACCAAGATTTCAAGGGTCACAACAGTAAGTCTGGCCTTGTTTGGTTCCTCGCCCCAGAGGACAAATGGGACTGTAGTAACTGGCCAACGCAAGGACCATAATTCTTCTCGACCTAGACCTTTTGCAGACAAAGCTCCAGCACCTCCTTTAACCCTCAGTGTGAATGTCAAGTCCTGGAAGATAGAGCCCTCCGAGACCAGCCCGCCAGTGGAAAGCCCAGTCAGACAACGGCTCTTCAACGAGTGGGAGAacagttttgtgccaacaaagaAGACAAAGTCCAGGGGCAGACCAAGACTACGAAACAGAAGAGGCTTTGCTCCGAAGATTGTTTGCGCTGAAGTTGCCAAAAAGACTGTTACCTCGACCAACACAGATGGTAGTGCATTATCCTCTGAAAGACGAGCCACACCAGAAAGAACCGTAAGGGCCAAGCAGACTTTGCGGCACTTTGAAAGAGAGAGCATCTTAAATGGCCTGAAACTCAGACTGAAGAAATCTAGGATCAAGGCAGTGCCTTCCAGCAAACCTGTTACAGTGGAAAAAAGTACAATTAAGATCAGGAGCCCTGCTCCTTTGCCTCTTGAGGAGAACAGTGTTCTGAGGTTCAGTGTGCTGCCAGAGTCGTTCAACTTCAAAGATGGACAAGAACCCATGGATACTCGGACACAGACTGGTTCAATGAAGG AAATGGCTGGTGCTGGTGCTGTTGCTGCGACGACTGAGAGTACTAAAACAATAGTCCGGAAATCCCAAG TAGGTTTATGGTCTGCTGGCCCTCAGAAGAGATATTGTCCTCTCACCTCTTCGCCCACTAAAATCCCCAAGTCTTCCTCCACTGCCTTCCAGGAGTTTCAGAGGAAATTCAAGCGGCTATCCCAAGACTAG
- the si:ch211-106e7.2 gene encoding uncharacterized protein si:ch211-106e7.2 isoform X1 encodes MAEGETEKPRRMQTTWPQSGPDRSVTGQSSSPQVTSGQLSGNPSTSSHQYGMVRPSVAYTLGREVGPVVPYTQGGECLPHSSQVTSVGYLSGQTQNQQAPTKGQTLMATSPLLTSLLTNNAAAQLTGVTSQSGYHHTLPGRVNDAFQTTFQQGHRSLGVNGNNSQRLVQDGQGATIHCPSDINASLNTNCIYLQRPASGSQQLVLDRQEGTSSGTSAALAMGRSPNHVNHQWTVVSGKDSSRMAVQALHQGYPQTPNSLQIAQETSSVPSRTSPRSPTAYKQLYLILNQNNNNRTEMNRVQHGTPVQTDPSNHSQMYPFQPLTDSNNQVNLPNATVGQSMPMHNISQNPQYNVMHNPSLNHFQRYRPAGLTNPPQQNRLVSNCANMNSQGGAIKNNAHHAPYPRPHIEGVSNLHYKADVLVSNTGPSSSVPNNSIQSSVEHTRESAPPPYPGQHSHGPMLNKTRHVVGARAHSLQYIPNQGSAHTLHYKPKNTYVLISNTGPSSSVLNHGMQFSGQQNCESVPPSYPIRQGYYVTVTEDKSGNGFRAENVILIGDKPNESALVRQGSSASNAPSVPTVQKAIAVVQPLSQCMQTNTSLNVADRMPLTTQGMSFSTSGENVSNPGEESCDQSPSQAQTTLTVSASLTNEFGQKVRPEATLELGAGRTVTQNSETSVVELTKTYSYFESEPSLSNCLHVEKVDSQPLSNLKCQATQRKELAGTEMTTHVHVNQLSEETNEKVVSDEDIFELSSVPVIKWRLGKLKDLVDTVQHPKCSETLVESKLLSLYWDGDGQKLIDAVRSGIFQNIMREVRSVCGKDVSSQSVIFSQVRRKNWAQVEEKCVILKHDSVYPVVPGQESSWLNTNKQLDDIDREFGFPSSLIYHQQTFRRGDEQPKRNCTENENSVENDDSASDMQTEMIQTERPAPSESDAKEIQGSSLAHSSTHTLSPVKKESENTILCDPFSSLEINVLTPEEAMRFFNGQLLQDKVGEDQLKLPVDVELNELKDYSVEDKSSERVDLKLTTVKYEVDVQSEDYCCLSRWKAVFSGSTNSVSCKCQYKTELGLTKATVNAKMFVEGTLAVEPSTTNAEQRESLDLWKSNGTAERKREGNPGKNGNPQSGKSTGIECQTIFLSDSESETDRPYTNGAKSLPLSKPPSLCLPSKCPNIVEVEIEDVFSSYEDFLKVSTPMSELVWDNVQPKQQLPGPLQKQIECVEALSVSLEERNLGGSEVIPTVTIPTSNLLRQPAEKISFLTSLSLAQRCHKHLSPKLNCSWKVKQKGVGHKRCVEGPHSVPRKRRKIRQGLGPFIQLVPEVNLTDTDDDFESPNTSASKSLEEDRPSNGRNLQKPAEPGIGTKISRVTTVSLALFGSSPQRTNGTVVTGQRKDHNSSRPRPFADKAPAPPLTLSVNVKSWKIEPSETSPPVESPVRQRLFNEWENSFVPTKKTKSRGRPRLRNRRGFAPKIVCAEVAKKTVTSTNTDGSALSSERRATPERTVRAKQTLRHFERESILNGLKLRLKKSRIKAVPSSKPVTVEKSTIKIRSPAPLPLEENSVLRFSVLPESFNFKDGQEPMDTRTQTGSMKEMAGAGAVAATTESTKTIVRKSQVGLWSAGPQKRYCPLTSSPTKIPKSSSTAFQEFQRKFKRLSQD; translated from the exons ATGGCAGAAGGCGAGACTGAGAAGCCAAGGAGAATGCAGACTACCTGGCCCCAAAGTGGACCGGATCGATCAGTCACTGGACAATCCTCAAGTCCTCAAGTCACCAGTGGTCAGCTGAGTGGGAATCCGAGCACCTCTTCTCATCAATATGGGATGGTCAGACCATCGGTGGCGTATACACTAGGTAGGGAAGTCGGACCAGTGGTCCCATATACTCAAGGTGGTGAATGCTTACCACACAGCAGTCAAGTAACCAGTGTAGGTTACTTGAGTGGACAGACCCAGAATCAACAGGCACCCACAAAAGGGCAGACCCTAATGGCCACTAGTCCCCTTTTGACATCACTCTTGACTAACAATGCAGCTGCACAATTAACTGGTGTTACATCACAAAGTGGATACCATCACACCCTGCCTGGAAGGGTTAACGATGCTTTTCAAACTACTTTCCAGCAGGGACATAGGTCTTTGGGTGTTAATGGTAACAATTCACAGAGGTTGGTACAGGATGGTCAGGGTGCAACCATTCACTGCCCCTCTGATATTAATGCATCACTGAATACAAATTGTATTTATCTCCAAAGACCAGCAAGTGGCAGTCAGCAGCTGGTACTTGACAGACAAGAGGGGACCTCCAGTGGTACCTCTGCTGCTCTTGCAATGGGTAGGAGTCCCAATCATGTCAATCATCAATGGACTGTAGTGAGTGGAAAGGATTCAAGTAGGATGGCGGTTCAAGCTCTTCATCAGGGATATCCACAAACACCAAACTCTTTGCAAATTGCACAGGAGACAAGTAGTGTGCCATCAAGGACATCTCCACGGTCTCCCACAGCATATAAACAACTGTATTtgattctaaatcaaaacaataaCAACAGGACTGAGATGAACAGGGTTCAACATGGCACACCTGTCCAAACTGACCCATCAAACCACAGTCAAATGTATCCCTTCCAACCTCTCACGGACAGCAACAACCAGGTCAATCTACCAAATGCTACAGTGGGGCAGTCAATGCCAATGCATAACATTAGCCAGAATCCTCAATACAATGTTATGCATAACCCTTCTCTTAATCATTTTCAAAGATATCGCCCTGCAGGCCTTACCAACCCACCACAACAGAACAGACTTGTGTCAAATTGTGCAAATATGAACAGTCAGGGAGGGGCCATTAAAAATAATGCACACCATGCCCCATATCCTAGGCCCCATATCGAAGGCGTATCCAACCTACATTACAAGGCAGACGTTCTGGTGTCCAACACTGGACCATCTTCATCTGTGCCAAACAATAGTATACAGTCTTCAGTCGAGCACACCCGTGAGTCCGCTCCTCCACCATACCCAGGCCAGCACTCACATGGACCCATGCTGAACAAGACGAGACATGTGGTTGGGGCAAGAGCACATTCTCTGCAATACATACCAAACCAAGGCTCAGCCCATACACTACATTACAAGCCAAAAAACACCTATGTTCTGATATCCAACACTGGACCATCTTCATCTGTGCTAAACCATGGTATGCAGTTTTCAGGCCAGCAAAACTGTGAGTCTGTGCCACCGTCATACCCCATAAGACAGGGCTATTACGTAACGGTAACAGAGGACAAAAGTGGAAATGGATTTAGAGCAGAAAATGTTATTTTGATAGGAGATAAACCTAATGAAAGTGCTCTGGTACGGCAAGGATCATCTGCAAGTAATGCCCCCTCTGTTCCTACGGTGCAGAAGGCCATCGCCGTTGTACAACCACTATCGCAGTGTATGCAGACAAACACATCTCTCAACGTGGCTGATAGAATGCCCTTGACTACCCAAGGTATGTCGTTCTCAACTAGTGGTGAAAATGTGAGCAACCCTGGGGAAGAATCTTGTGACCAGAGTCCATCACAAGCCCAAACAACCCTTACTGTATCTGCTTCTTTGACAAATGAATTTGGACAAAAGGTCAGACCGGAAGCTACATTAGAATTGGGTGCTGGAAGAACAGTGACTCAGAATTCAGAAACTTCAGTTGTTGAATTGACCAAGACATATTCATATTTTGAGTCTGAACCGTCACTATCGAACTGCTTACATGTAGAGAAAGTGGATTCTCAACCATTATCTAATTTGAAATGTCAAGCCACTCAGAGAAAAGAATTAGCTGGCACAGAAATGACCACTCATGTGCATGTTAACCAATTGAGTGAGGAAACAAATGAAAAAGTAGTTTCAGATGAGGACATTTTTGAATTGTCCTCAGTTCCTGTAATCAAATGGAGACTTGGTAAATTGAAGGACTTGGTAGACACTGTGCAACATCCAAAATGCTCTGAGACACTGGTTGAAAGCAAGCTACTAAGCCTCTATTGGGATGGAGATGGGCAGAAGCTTATAGATGCTGTAAGATCTGGTATCTTCCAGAATATAATGCGAGAGGTTAGATCTGTGTGTGGCAAAGATGTGTCATCACAGTCTGTCATATTTTCACAAGTCAGGCGCAAAAACTGGGCTCAAGTTGAAGAGAAGTGTGTCATTCTTAAACATGATTCTGTTTACCCCGTGGTCCCGGGTCAAGAGTCCTCATGGCTGAACACCAATAAGCAGCTTGATGACATAGACAGGGAGTTTGGATTCCCTTCGTCACTAATATATCACCAACAGACTTTTCGAAGAGGAGATGAACAACCAAAACGTAATTGTACCGAAAATGAAAATTCTGTAGAAAATGACGACTCTGCCAGTGACATGCAGACTGAGATGATTCAGACAGAGAGACCAGCACCCTCTGAATCTGATGCTAAAGAAATTCAAGGGTCAAGTTTGGCACACAGCTctacacacaccctctcaccAGTTAAGAAAGAAAGTGAAAACACCATTTTATGTGACCCATTTTCCTCCCTGGAGATCAACGTGCTGACACCAGAAGAGGCTATGCGGTTTTTCAATGGCCAGCTACTGCAAGACAAAGTGGGAGAAGACCAGTTGAAATTGCCAGTGGATGTGGAGCTGAATGAGTTGAAAGATTACTCCGTGGAGGATAAATCATCTGAGAGAGTAGATTTAAAGTTGACGACTGTAAAATATGAAGTGGATGTCCAATCAGAAGATTACTGTTGTCTCTCACGTTGGAAGGCAGTGTTCAGTGGGTCCACCAATTCTGTGTCCTGCAAATGCCAGTACAAGACTGAATTGGGTTTGACAAAGGCCACTGTGAATGCAAAGATGTTTGTCGAGGGAACTTTGGCTGTTGAACCGAGCACAACAAATGCAGAACAAAGGGAAAGCCTGGATTTATGGAAATCAAATGGCACagcagaaagaaagagggaagggaATCCTGGTAAAAATGGGAATCCCCAATCAGGAAAATCTACAGGCATTGAATGCCAAACTATTTTCTTGTCTGATAGTGAATCTGAGACTGATCGCCCATACACTAATGGGGCGAAGAGCTTGCCATTGTCAAAACCCCCATCACTGTGCCTGCCCAGCAAGTGCCCAAACATTGTTGAAGTTGAAATTGAAGATGTCTTCTCGAGCTATGAAGACTTTCTCAAAGTATCCACCCCAATGTCTGAGCTAGTGTGGGACAATGTACAGCCAAAGCAGCAACTACCAGGTCCACTCCAGAAACAAATTGAATGTGTAGAAGCACTTAGTGTCTCTTTGGAAGAAAGGAACCTTGGGGGTAGTGAAGTCATTCCTACAGTTACCATTCCTACTTCTAATCTGCTACGCCAACCAGCAGAGAAAATCAGTTTTCTAACATCACTCTCCTTGGCGCAAAGATGTCACAAGCATCTATCGCCTAAATTAAATTGTAGCTGGAAGGTTAAACAAAAAGGGGTTGGACACAAGAGATGTGTTGAAGGTCCTCATTCtgtcccaagaaagcgaaggaaAATAAGGCAAGGTTTGGGTCCCTTCATTCAACTTGTTCCTGAGGTCAACTTGACTGACACAGATGACGATTTCGAGTCCCCCAATACAAGTGCTTCTAAGTCTTTGGAAGAAGACCGACCTTCAAACGGTCGCAATCTCCAGAAGCCAGCAGAACCTGGAATTGGGACCAAGATTTCAAGGGTCACAACAGTAAGTCTGGCCTTGTTTGGTTCCTCGCCCCAGAGGACAAATGGGACTGTAGTAACTGGCCAACGCAAGGACCATAATTCTTCTCGACCTAGACCTTTTGCAGACAAAGCTCCAGCACCTCCTTTAACCCTCAGTGTGAATGTCAAGTCCTGGAAGATAGAGCCCTCCGAGACCAGCCCGCCAGTGGAAAGCCCAGTCAGACAACGGCTCTTCAACGAGTGGGAGAacagttttgtgccaacaaagaAGACAAAGTCCAGGGGCAGACCAAGACTACGAAACAGAAGAGGCTTTGCTCCGAAGATTGTTTGCGCTGAAGTTGCCAAAAAGACTGTTACCTCGACCAACACAGATGGTAGTGCATTATCCTCTGAAAGACGAGCCACACCAGAAAGAACCGTAAGGGCCAAGCAGACTTTGCGGCACTTTGAAAGAGAGAGCATCTTAAATGGCCTGAAACTCAGACTGAAGAAATCTAGGATCAAGGCAGTGCCTTCCAGCAAACCTGTTACAGTGGAAAAAAGTACAATTAAGATCAGGAGCCCTGCTCCTTTGCCTCTTGAGGAGAACAGTGTTCTGAGGTTCAGTGTGCTGCCAGAGTCGTTCAACTTCAAAGATGGACAAGAACCCATGGATACTCGGACACAGACTGGTTCAATGAAGG AAATGGCTGGTGCTGGTGCTGTTGCTGCGACGACTGAGAGTACTAAAACAATAGTCCGGAAATCCCAAG TAGGTTTATGGTCTGCTGGCCCTCAGAAGAGATATTGTCCTCTCACCTCTTCGCCCACTAAAATCCCCAAGTCTTCCTCCACTGCCTTCCAGGAGTTTCAGAGGAAATTCAAGCGGCTATCCCAAGACTAG